The following are encoded together in the Methanosarcina flavescens genome:
- a CDS encoding ABC transporter permease, whose translation MSTAVVTANKGVFRGLNLRQKTLLIIGLTSLLLLTIVVSSVTLDEDSLKTDFGSKNLNPSAEHPFGTDWMGRDMFIRTVKGLGLSILVGAFASTISTVLAVVLGLLSSAGKVADSFISWLVDLFLSIPHLLLIILISIGLGGGAYGVIMGVALTHWTSLTRVVRAEIKQLKTQEYIHISRNLGKSKWWIATKHILPHLVPQILLGAILMFPHAILHEASVTFLGFGLSPHEPAIGIILSESMKYLSAGYWWLAFFPGLSLLIVVLAFDMIGDNLGRIIDPKTAHE comes from the coding sequence ATGAGCACTGCTGTTGTAACAGCTAACAAAGGAGTATTCCGGGGACTGAACCTGAGGCAGAAAACCCTGTTGATAATAGGTCTGACATCACTTTTGCTGCTTACGATAGTGGTTTCAAGTGTCACTCTGGATGAAGATTCCTTAAAGACTGATTTTGGCTCCAAAAACCTTAACCCTTCAGCTGAACATCCGTTTGGGACAGACTGGATGGGAAGGGACATGTTTATACGGACTGTCAAAGGGCTTGGTTTAAGCATTCTGGTCGGAGCTTTTGCATCTACAATCAGTACCGTACTGGCTGTAGTTCTGGGCTTGCTATCAAGCGCAGGAAAAGTTGCAGATTCCTTTATTTCCTGGCTGGTAGACCTGTTCCTTTCGATTCCTCATCTTCTATTGATAATCCTCATTTCCATAGGGCTCGGAGGAGGGGCTTATGGAGTCATTATGGGTGTCGCGTTAACGCACTGGACAAGCCTGACCAGGGTAGTAAGAGCAGAGATCAAGCAACTAAAGACCCAGGAATACATCCATATTTCGAGGAACCTTGGAAAATCAAAATGGTGGATAGCTACAAAACATATCCTGCCCCATTTAGTTCCCCAGATATTGCTTGGCGCGATTTTGATGTTTCCTCATGCCATTCTTCACGAAGCTTCGGTCACATTCCTTGGCTTTGGGCTTTCCCCACACGAACCGGCGATTGGTATCATTTTATCAGAGTCTATGAAATACCTTTCCGCAGGATACTGGTGGCTTGCATTTTTCCCTGGGCTATCACTCCTGATTGTGGTTCTGGCATTTGATATGATAGGAGACAATCTGGGAAGAATAATTGATCCGAAAACTGCTCATGAATGA
- a CDS encoding oligopeptide/dipeptide ABC transporter ATP-binding protein has translation MKSKAEINAEESRKTEALLKVKDLSLSFVQYTSGLRQTELKVISNLSIEAYNGKILAVVGSSGSGKSLLAHAILGILPSNAKLNGKIEYDGEELTQERKEALRGKEIALVPQSVTYLDPLMRVSDQVIGCVEEEKAGLMKKLQKEIFQRYGLKPDVEKMFPHELSGGMTRRVLVSTAVIRSAKLVIADEPTPGLDEKTLNETLDYFKDMANKGCAVIIITHDIEAALKISDKIAVFYAGTVLEVANVEDFKNDGENLRHPYTRALWNALPQNKFQVIKGHQPMQDEVIDGCIFYERCSKKKALCSQGIPELRQVNGGVVRCNNVS, from the coding sequence ATGAAAAGTAAAGCAGAAATTAATGCTGAAGAAAGCAGGAAGACTGAAGCACTGTTAAAAGTAAAAGACCTCTCACTTTCCTTTGTTCAATATACCTCAGGGCTCAGGCAGACTGAATTAAAGGTAATCTCCAATTTGAGTATAGAGGCTTATAATGGAAAAATTTTAGCTGTAGTGGGATCAAGCGGTTCCGGAAAAAGCCTTCTTGCCCATGCGATTTTAGGAATTTTGCCTTCAAATGCAAAACTCAATGGTAAGATAGAATATGATGGCGAAGAGCTTACCCAGGAAAGAAAGGAAGCATTAAGAGGTAAAGAAATAGCTCTGGTTCCCCAATCCGTAACTTATCTGGACCCTTTGATGAGGGTTTCCGATCAGGTAATAGGGTGTGTGGAGGAAGAAAAAGCAGGCTTGATGAAGAAGCTCCAGAAGGAAATCTTTCAGAGATACGGCTTAAAACCGGATGTTGAAAAGATGTTTCCACATGAGCTCTCAGGCGGGATGACCAGAAGAGTTCTGGTTTCCACTGCAGTAATAAGATCTGCAAAGCTTGTAATTGCAGACGAGCCTACTCCTGGATTGGACGAAAAGACTCTGAATGAGACGCTGGATTATTTCAAAGACATGGCAAATAAAGGCTGTGCAGTAATAATTATAACTCATGATATAGAGGCAGCACTGAAGATTTCCGATAAAATTGCCGTCTTCTATGCAGGCACAGTCCTGGAAGTAGCTAATGTTGAGGATTTCAAGAACGATGGCGAGAACTTAAGGCATCCATACACCCGAGCCCTCTGGAACGCGCTTCCCCAAAATAAATTCCAGGTAATTAAAGGTCATCAACCAATGCAAGATGAAGTCATTGACGGATGCATCTTTTATGAAAGATGTTCCAAAAAGAAAGCTCTATGCTCTCAGGGTATCCCTGAGCTTAGGCAGGTCAATGGAGGAGTGGTGAGGTGCAACAATGTATCTTAA
- a CDS encoding ABC transporter ATP-binding protein, translated as MYLKGENITFGYKKNNLILKDVNISLGSGEILGLVGDSGSGKSTLCKILAGYETRYKGKVSLDGKPLPSKGYNPVQLIFQHPEKAVNPKWRMEDILNEGHTVSQDILDSFGIKKSWLNRWPNELSGGELQRFALARALSPKTRFLIADEITTMVDAITQAQIWNVLLSIVEELNIGVLVVSHDRNLINRLCHDTIYLRDISSA; from the coding sequence ATGTATCTTAAAGGCGAAAATATAACTTTCGGATACAAAAAGAATAATTTAATTTTAAAAGACGTTAATATTTCTTTAGGCAGTGGAGAAATACTGGGACTGGTTGGAGATAGTGGAAGCGGGAAATCGACCTTATGTAAGATATTAGCTGGCTATGAAACCAGGTATAAGGGAAAAGTGAGTCTGGATGGAAAACCTCTCCCGTCAAAAGGCTATAATCCGGTTCAACTTATCTTCCAGCATCCGGAAAAAGCTGTAAATCCCAAATGGAGAATGGAAGATATCTTAAATGAGGGGCATACCGTTTCACAGGATATTTTAGACTCATTCGGAATAAAAAAGAGCTGGCTTAACCGATGGCCAAATGAGCTTTCCGGAGGAGAACTCCAGAGATTCGCCCTTGCCCGGGCTTTAAGCCCTAAAACCAGGTTTTTAATTGCCGATGAAATAACTACAATGGTAGACGCTATTACTCAGGCTCAGATCTGGAATGTACTTTTGAGTATAGTTGAAGAGCTTAATATTGGAGTACTGGTCGTGAGCCATGATAGGAATTTAATTAATAGATTATGCCACGATACTATTTATTTAAGAGATATATCCAGTGCTTGA